A region from the Triticum urartu cultivar G1812 chromosome 1, Tu2.1, whole genome shotgun sequence genome encodes:
- the LOC125555547 gene encoding tubulin-folding cofactor B-like isoform X2, protein MAVGSMRLELRDEAGARVADLGRDAAPLAAYSPYVGYRLHVIDLDPSSVTSGGWLEDTSFVDKYTMSDDAYDELGTNIRKFKEKMVSKNLVSDDKQSDNQMEELCANIKGLGVHQILARTATAASVCICRVHERRTCFCLDLFSGVSSAAAA, encoded by the exons ATGGCCGTGGGCTCCATGCGGCTCGAGCTCCGCGATGAGGCCGGCGCCAGGGTCGCTGACCTCGGTCGCGACGCCGCACCCCTCGCCGCCTACTCCCCCTACGTTGG GTACCGGCTGCACGTCATCGACCTCGACCCCTCGTCGGTGACCTCCGGCGGGTGGCTGGAGGACACCTCATTCGTTGATAAGTACACCATGTCGGACGATGCATACGACGAGCTCGGCA CAAACATCCGGAAGTTCAAAGAGAAGATGGTGTCGAAAAACCTTGTATCGGATGATAAGCAA TCAGACAATCAGATGGAGGAATTGTGTGCTAACATCAAG GGTTTGGGTGTCCATCAGATTCTTGCGAGGACAGCAACAGCGGCCAGCGTTTGTATTTGCAGAGTTCATGAACGCCGCAC GTGCTTCTGCCTGGATCTCTTCAGTGGGGTTTCCAGCGCAGCGGCGGCATGA
- the LOC125555547 gene encoding tubulin-folding cofactor B-like isoform X1, whose amino-acid sequence MAVGSMRLELRDEAGARVADLGRDAAPLAAYSPYVGYRLHVIDLDPSSVTSGGWLEDTSFVDKYTMSDDAYDELGTNIRKFKEKMVSKNLVSDDKQSDNQMEELCANIKGLGVHQILARTATAASVCICRVHERRTYAHPPPSLFPSISSSTLPLSLN is encoded by the exons ATGGCCGTGGGCTCCATGCGGCTCGAGCTCCGCGATGAGGCCGGCGCCAGGGTCGCTGACCTCGGTCGCGACGCCGCACCCCTCGCCGCCTACTCCCCCTACGTTGG GTACCGGCTGCACGTCATCGACCTCGACCCCTCGTCGGTGACCTCCGGCGGGTGGCTGGAGGACACCTCATTCGTTGATAAGTACACCATGTCGGACGATGCATACGACGAGCTCGGCA CAAACATCCGGAAGTTCAAAGAGAAGATGGTGTCGAAAAACCTTGTATCGGATGATAAGCAA TCAGACAATCAGATGGAGGAATTGTGTGCTAACATCAAG GGTTTGGGTGTCCATCAGATTCTTGCGAGGACAGCAACAGCGGCCAGCGTTTGTATTTGCAGAGTTCATGAACGCCGCACGTATGCTCATCCTCCCCCATCTCTCTTTCCATCTATCTCTTCATCTACCTTACCTCTCTCTCTCAACTAG